The window TTTCTTTTTAACCATATTCTAAAGCGACTGCATATAGGTTGAAGCTCCCAAAACTGCTTAAAAGCCTCTCCTAAAAGAATATTAATGGGACAGGAATATTACGTTTGAAATTAAAGGCAGAATAAATTTAGCTACAGCAGCAGATACTGCTGTACAGCCTTTATGCTGATGAACGTTACAGCAGAGTTTTGTAGATTTACTTGAAGCATGGCAGTTTAATAGAATATGTATCAGAAGGTTATAGAGTTTATTTTAAGCTTTACTTTAATGTATAAAATAGAATGATATGTAAAAAATATACATCATTTAAAAAATCTTGCAACAAGCTGTATGCCGCAGATGGTAATTTTGAGCAATCAATTATCCAGCTATGAAATTCAATTTTTTTATACCAGGCGGCTTAAAACAATATTTTCAGGCAGAGATCAATCATGCTGCAGTAGCACTTTCAGCAGGAGACTATCCGAATGCGTGGTACCACCTCGAAAGAGCCCATATCCTGGGGCAGGCTTATCCTGTTGAACATACTTATGCGCACTGGAAAATGCTACAGTTAGGCTTTCGCATTAAAAGCGCCATGGAGATCAGAGGGCAGTTGCTGCGACTGCTGGCAGGAGGAGTAAAGTCATTTATCGGTGTTATTCCTACAGGAAATACTGGTGGCGCCAATGTAAACCCACTGCAGCCAATGGAAATACCTAAGGATCTAAAGGAGATACTGGAGCAGTATTCATAAAAAAGGTCCTGACGTAAGCCAGAACCTTTTTTTATATTCGATTACTGCGAAACTGCTTATTCAGCACTGTTTCTGTTGTTCCTGCCAGGCAGGTAAATATTGAAACCTAGTCCGAAAGACAGTCCGGAGCTGGATGTACCTATGTTAATATCAGAGTTTGAACGGGTAAATCCGACAGAACCCTCCAGTGCAACATTTTCGGCAACAAAATGAGCATAACCTGCTCTAAGTCCCAGCACTGATGAAAATATAGCATCTTCGTCGCTGTTCTCTAAAGAACTACCGCCAACACCAGCGAGTGCCTCACCAAACCACCTGCCGGAAGCACGTGCTCCTTCAGGGAAAAAGTATCGTACAAATGGGGTCAATCCCCAGTAAAATTGTTCTCCATTGTCATAAGCAATCAAACCTAATTGAGTTTGGACACCTATCACTGCATTATCGCTCACAAAATATCCGGCTCTTGGCATCAACTCAAATGAGAATGTTTCTGATTTAAAATTGTAGCCAAGGTTACCAACACTAGCACCAAACATCCAGTTGCCCTGTTGAATGGCTTCACCAGCTACCGGTGCTCGAACCTGTGGCCTGGGTATATCAGTTTGTGCTGTAGCAATAAGACTAGTGGCAAAAAATGCCAGAATAAGTAAAAATGGTTGTTTCATAACTTGAAAAATTAGTTTAACAAATAAGCCTCCTCTTAATAAGCTACGGGAAAGCTCATAAAGGGTTTGATTAGGTTGGCTTTTTTAAACTACTATACATTTCCACTATGGCACAAGAATTTAGTTAAAGTGTTAGATGAAGTAAACCCAGATCTTTAAATAAAAGCTATTGAACAGCTTTTATGCATAGGTTAAACAAACCGTTCATCTATGGCATGGAATTTAATTTGACTGAAATTCTCACAATTTTAATTAAGCAGTGTTGAAGTCTTTTGAATGCCTTTCTGTAAAATGGAAAGGCACAGGATTTATTTTACATCCCTTTCAGCTAATGTTTTTTACACAATTTATCCCTGAGCACATTATCGCTACCCTTTATACAAGGGGCAGTTTACAGGTTAGTCTATCAGGCTTTACACTCTCTCTGAAGAACAGACTGATGCATGCTACCCTCACCAGCGTAGAGTCTGTAACTTTAAATGGAAAGGCCCTGCCCCTTGATATTATTGCGATCAATGCAGGGAATGATACCACCTACCGTGCATCAGAGATCAATGAAAAGAATCCGATAGACTTTCCTTTAAGGAAAACTTTACATGTAGAAGTACAAAAGACTGTAAGTGAAGGTGATGTGCAGGAATATGTAATCCAGTTTGTAGCACGTCCCTTTGGCCGGCTCCTCTTAAAATTTAAGGATACTGTTAAAGGAAAGGACACCGGCCCGGAGAAGCTGAAAATACCGAGGGCAGAAGAAAACGATTATAGTGACAGTATAATAGAGGAGAGGCTGAAGTTTGCAGAAGTCCATGCAGGGGTAAAGTTAAAGCAGTTGCGTCAGCATGGTATCGATCCTGAAAGTGTACAGGGAAACTGTGAGAATTATATCGGTGCTGCACAGGTCCCCATTGGACTGGCCGGCCCCATTCTTATAAATGGAGAGTTTGCAAAGGGTGAGTTTATGGTGCCGCTGGCAACTACAGAAGGTACACTTGTTGCTTCTTATAACAGGGGCATTAAGGTATTGAACCTTTGCGGAGGTGTAACAACCACTGTATCTGATGATGTGATGCAGCGTGCGCCGGTTTTCACCTTTGCAGATGCACGGCTTGCGCTGAAATTCAAGCATTGGGTAGAAGATCATTTCGATGAGTTACAGCAGCATTCCGGTTCTTCATCTCAGTATGCTAAACTACTGCGGGTAGAAAGCTTTCTCTCTAACAACTTTGCTTTTCTGCGTTTTAACTTTCGCACAGGCGATGCTGCCGGGCAGAATATGGTGACGAAAGCAGCTTATGAAGGCTGCTTGTGGTTATTGGAGCATTGCCCATACAAACCTGAACATTTCTTTCTGGAATCAAACATGGCTACAGACAAAAAGCCCTCACAGATAAACACTTTACTTACGCGAGGCAAAAGGGTTACTGCAGAAATCATTTTCAGGAAAGAGGTACTGGAGCAGGAGTTGCGTGTAACGGCACAGCAGCTGGATTATCATCGGGCTGTCGGTAATATAGGTGCGATGTTGTCGGGCACTAATAATAATGGATTACATTCGGTCAATGCAATTGCTGCACTCTTTATTGCCACCGGGCAGGACGTGGCAAATGTAGCAGAATCATCGGCATGCCTTACCCATGCAGAAGTACTTTCCAATGGAGATTTGTATGCTTCTATCACCTTACCTTCTTTAATTGTAGCCACCTATGGCGGCGGCACAGGCCTGGCAACACAGCGGGAGTGCCTGGAGCTGATGAACTGCTATGGTGAAGGAAAGGCTAAAAAACTGGCAGAAATAGTGGCAGGTGTAGTAGCTGCAGGCGAAATTTCACTGGCGGCGGCTATTTCATCTGCAGACTGGGTGACCAGCCATGAAGCCTTTGGCAGAAACAGATAATATGCTGCAGCCTTGTCTTTGTAAATCTCAGTGCGGAAAAAGGTTCATTTCATCAAAATTTTTAGGTCAATACGTAACAAAAACTTAAGATTGGAGAAAATTTTACCGCTGTTGGATTATAATTTAGCAGCAGGAAAGCTCGGGCTTACAGAAGCACTGATCTAACCCCAAAAGAAGTATAAGCTTATAAAATTTAAGGAATAGAATGTTGAAGAGAGTTTATATGATGGCAGCCCTGCTATTTTGCTGCATAGTAGAGGTACAGGCACAGGCACAACAGCAAAAGGAAATTGCCAGTAGCACCAACGGCTGGTTTTTATTGATGAACGAGTTCAGGTTCAGTCCAAAATGGTTTCTGTCTACGGAGGTGCATCTTCGCAGGGCCGATCATGTGGTGAATGAGTGGCAGCAAATTCTGTTAAGGCCCGCCATTAATTACCGGATTACACCGGCAATTGATTTTGGTGTTGGTTATACATATATCAGAAGTTTTCCATATGGTGAGCAACCCCTGCGGACAATCGTTCCTGAAAATCAGCTCTGGCAACAGCTGCACATGCGTCATTCCATAGGCAAAGTGGGGCTGATGCATCGGTACCGGCTGGAGGAACGATGGATAGGAAGTATTCAGCCAGATGATGAGGGCGGTTTTATGATTGAGGGGAGCGACTATGCACAGCGGTTTCGGTACCGCTTATTTGCCAGAGTTCCTCTTTACAATATAGAGGAGGGGCAGAAACAGCTGTTTATTTCGGCCTGGGATGAATTGTTCATTAATCTTGAAAGAGACTTCATGTTCAGTAATTTTCAGCAGAACAGGATTTATATTGGCCTGGGCTACCAGTTCAGCCCCATGGTTAACCTGCAGGCAGGGTATATGAGTCAGGTGGTCCGCAAGCTAAATGGTTTCCAGTACGAAAGAAATCCCACCATAAACGTATCCCTCTTTTATAATATCGATTTGTACAAAAAATAAAGATCGATAGCATTTAGCATTACAGATAAAAAAAGCCCGCTACTGCAACGGGCGTTTTTTTATGTGGTGGAGACTTATTTTAAACTTCAAATACAAAAAAGGGGGTTTCGTAACCTGCTTTGATGAGCACCGGTTTGGAAACATTAAAGACCATAACACCTCCATTGGTTTCTCCCTCGAGTGTTCCAATATGGGCATGGCCGTGAAAAGCTGCAATTACCTGTTTTCTGTTCAGTGGTTCTGCCAGCCGCGATGATCCTAAAAAGGGAAATATTACTTCAGGTTCTCCTCTTACGGTATCAATAACCGGAGAATAATGCAGCACAGCGATTTTTTTCAGATTACTATATTCACTATCAAGCCGGGAGAGGGCTCTTTCCAGGTGCAGTGCTTCTTCTACAGCTTCCTGTACAAATGCTTTATTTGCACCTTCGCCAAACATAGAAAGCATATATTTATCAAAACCACCTCCAAATCCTTTCACACCAGCAAACCCAACATCGCCTATCACAAAAGCTTCGCCATCCAATATATGTACATTATCATTCTGCAGGGTATGGCGAATAAGCTTATGGCGGCCTTTCTCATGATCGTGGTTACCAAGTACGCCAATAACGGGTATTGTACATGATTTCAGCTCTTCGGCAAGCACTTGTGCTTCCACCTCATCGCCGGTATTGGTTAAGTCGCCACAGAGTAAAAGCACATCTGCTCTTCTGGAAGCTTCCTTAAAAAATTCTACCCATTTACCTGAATCAGTTTCTTTTACGTGAATATCGCCAACGGCTGCTATGCGGGTTTTTTTGGTTTCTTC of the Flammeovirgaceae bacterium 311 genome contains:
- a CDS encoding hydroxymethylglutaryl-CoA reductase (COG1257 Hydroxymethylglutaryl-CoA reductase) — protein: MKSFECLSVKWKGTGFILHPFQLMFFTQFIPEHIIATLYTRGSLQVSLSGFTLSLKNRLMHATLTSVESVTLNGKALPLDIIAINAGNDTTYRASEINEKNPIDFPLRKTLHVEVQKTVSEGDVQEYVIQFVARPFGRLLLKFKDTVKGKDTGPEKLKIPRAEENDYSDSIIEERLKFAEVHAGVKLKQLRQHGIDPESVQGNCENYIGAAQVPIGLAGPILINGEFAKGEFMVPLATTEGTLVASYNRGIKVLNLCGGVTTTVSDDVMQRAPVFTFADARLALKFKHWVEDHFDELQQHSGSSSQYAKLLRVESFLSNNFAFLRFNFRTGDAAGQNMVTKAAYEGCLWLLEHCPYKPEHFFLESNMATDKKPSQINTLLTRGKRVTAEIIFRKEVLEQELRVTAQQLDYHRAVGNIGAMLSGTNNNGLHSVNAIAALFIATGQDVANVAESSACLTHAEVLSNGDLYASITLPSLIVATYGGGTGLATQRECLELMNCYGEGKAKKLAEIVAGVVAAGEISLAAAISSADWVTSHEAFGRNR
- a CDS encoding metallophosphoesterase (COG2129 Predicted phosphoesterases, related to the Icc protein), coding for MEEETKKTRIAAVGDIHVKETDSGKWVEFFKEASRRADVLLLCGDLTNTGDEVEAQVLAEELKSCTIPVIGVLGNHDHEKGRHKLIRHTLQNDNVHILDGEAFVIGDVGFAGVKGFGGGFDKYMLSMFGEGANKAFVQEAVEEALHLERALSRLDSEYSNLKKIAVLHYSPVIDTVRGEPEVIFPFLGSSRLAEPLNRKQVIAAFHGHAHIGTLEGETNGGVMVFNVSKPVLIKAGYETPFFVFEV